The window GTCATACAAAAACAGAGGAGATATGTTACACAAGATCTCTCCTTCTTGAAACCATACTGATTGTTTCGCATGATGTGTTTTTTCAATTAGTTCAGCACGTCGGGTTGTAATTTTCGCTAGTTTTCAATGATTTCGAGAGCTGCTTCACTGAATTTCGGAATATCAACTATAATGGTGTCTGCAGTTGTCTTACACAGTGTTTAAGGATCTGTTAAGAGATCTCAACTGGTCCTTCCACTTTCGTCTCGTTAACCTTGTTACCAAGTCTTTTATTTGTTGTTCTAGTGTAATGTCTGAGGTTTGTTTCttgggtttgtgggtgtgggtgggtgtgtgcgtaggcgtgtatgtatgtgactaAACCAAAatgcaaaaagagagggagaaaaataatgaaataaaattgttcattttattatttataatcctTTGATAGTGACATGAATTCGTGTAAACCGTATTcactgcgacaaatgtagaagaatgaaaattaatatcactACAAAGTCTGTAGTATTTGAAACCAATCAAGTTGATTAAGATGTTGATGGACGAAGTctatatttaattaaatatattgcACCTGattatatcacatataaataaattatgtacATTTCATGTTACGTACATCGTAAGTGTTATAAATACTAGTACCGTTCACTTGAAACAGCCCACTTTGCTGGACTCTCCAGTGTATATCTTCATTGGAAACGTGATCAATCCCCTTAAATATAGAAGAGTTGCATATATCACTAGCAACTGCTGATATAGAGAGCTATCCTTTTTCGTTTGCGTGATTAAATGTGGTTCTCTAGTACTTTGATGACGGCATAGAAATTAATTTATCTTCTAATGTATCTTTGGCGTTCTCCAGATACTAGTTGTGAAGGAATATTGTCATGATGATAGATTTCTTTGGAATTACCTGCTAGAATGGGTTTCACGAGAGTCACTACAAGTCAACAGTAGGTTGACAGTCTGCCTTCTGTAGCAAGAATACGTGAAAAACCTAAGTCGTCTGCAGGCCTTCGAGATAAGCAAGGGCTTCAGGTCCACATTTGTATACCAGCTGTTTCTCGCGCACAGGTTGAATCTCGCCTGATTTGTAATAGTGCCTGTAAAGAAATATGGTATTTGACATGGTACTCGGGGTTTTATAAAGCCTAAAATAAATGCAACAGTGACAGTAGAACGCACCTTAGGTCACGAGCGAAGTTGTTGTAAGACAAGTTAGGTTTCCCGGAGAAGCCAGTCCCCCACAGTTTCGCGATGGTCTTCGGGTGGACTAAGCGGAAAGTTCCTGTGGCCTCGTCCTCCCACCGGATCAAAGCAGGATTCGTCTGCTTGCTCGCCAGAAGCCGCATGAAAAACTCCCAACTCTTCGGACGCCGATCTGTTGGCATGCAGACAGGCCAAGTTATTAAATCCTCATGTATGTTTACTATTGATGTAGGGAAATCAAAAGTAGGAGCTTAAGCATGGGAGAGCTATATGCCCTCAGAAGAGTTGCCTTCAAAGGGAAAGGGTATCAATATCACACAAACGCCTTGCCTGAATAACAAATGTTACAGATTTTCACTGACCCCTGTTTCTGTTAGAAGGAATTCTGCTGAAGAGGGCTTCCTCGGTAGAGCTGTCGAAATGCATTCCTGAGGCACTGTAGTGGCCGTGTGCACCTTCATCTGCTTTGAGGAGTAGAGGAATTTAAAAATTGTTACATGAATTACAGAACTTTCCGTTAGCTCTTGAGATCTCAGTAATCTCAATTAAGGACTAACCTAATATGATCCTTACCAACTGTCAGTGAAGAAAAGGGTTCCTGCAGATCACACTCAGTGTAACCTCCGGCTCTCTCTTCATAACTTTCATCGATATCTCCGCCATGGTCACCGTAGTTTTCCATGACGTTGCTTGCTCCTACACAAATATGTAATGCTATTACACaaatgtctgcttgtctgtctatatatctgtctcaatCTAAtctacataatgatatataatgatatcacCGGAGAATCTACCATACCTTTACATATAACAATACACATGACGACGGAAACTGAACCACACACATTACCTGCGCTGTCGAATCCCATTTCTTTAGATTCCTCATAGGGCAGAGAGCCGTACTGATAccacggaagagaggaagattccGCGTGGGATTCGTGCTGAAGTGTGTCTCCTCGAATATTCCTCCAACCCGAATTGTCTGCGCAGGACGTGGACGCTTCCAGTAGGCCATGTGCGCTGCTCCCCCACCCCTCGCACTTCTGGTCGAGAGACAGTGATATAGGTCCATAGTGACGAAAGGTATTCAAGGTATATAGGAACATTAATTACAGGCTTAGTGTTGTAGAGTTATTGATTTTCATCCATACCCTTGCTACCAAAGGTGTCTGTCGGTTACATTTACTGAAAGAGAATGGAACAAAGGCCTAAAGAGTAAAGAAAATTTCACGAAGAGAATAGCCGTACACAAATACCTCCCCCTGTCCTTGCTTGTCGGTAAAATGAAGAGCGTGGTTTGCATAAGACGCCAGTCCGGTGGCACTGGCACCGTCGAGATAAATGCCCTGCAGAGTATCGATGTCTCCTCCGCTCATTTCCAAAGGCCCTGGAGATCGGAGGGAGGGCTCGAGGTTATCGTCATCGAACGACATTCTTGGCTTCACTATCTGAATCCCAACGGCCGGTAGACGCTTGCAGGTCCTGTGGAGGCTGGAAACTGGCCGAGACGACGTGGGCTGCAGTATATATACGTGGGGCCTTCCTGTTCGCGGGCTGGCCCGTCCCCCAGAAGCTTCCCTAAACGTTTACCTTTGGACTTGTCCGGATGTTGGTGTGACGTAAAACTATTCAACTGTTCaatgcagggggggagggggggggtcgtctGTACaggtgtgcgtatgcatatgtaagtaggTGATTGTTTTAgctcatacatacaaaaatgttgTATCGAAaatgcggttgtgtgtgtgtgtgtgtgtgtgtgtgtgtgtgtgtgtgtgtgtgtgcgagtgtgtgtgtgtgtgtgcgtgtgtgtgtgtgtgtgtgtgtgtgtgtgtgtgagtgtgtgtgtgtgtgtgtgtgtgtgtgtttgtgtgtatttgtgtgtgtgtgtgtgtttgtgtttgtgtgtgtgtgtgtttatttatggatATGTGCCTCGTAAATGCAgctgtgtaattgtgtgtgtgtgtgcgtgtatgtgcgtgcatgtgtgtgtgtgtgtgtgtgtgtgtgtgtgt of the Penaeus chinensis breed Huanghai No. 1 chromosome 27, ASM1920278v2, whole genome shotgun sequence genome contains:
- the LOC125039636 gene encoding DNA-binding protein D-ETS-3-like isoform X3 — protein: MSFDDDNLEPSLRSPGPLEMSGGDIDTLQGIYLDGASATGLASYANHALHFTDKQGQGEKCEGWGSSAHGLLEASTSCADNSGWRNIRGDTLQHESHAESSSLPWYQYGSLPYEESKEMGFDSAGASNVMENYGDHGGDIDESYEERAGGYTECDLQEPFSSLTVDEGAHGHYSASGMHFDSSTEEALFSRIPSNRNRDRRPKSWEFFMRLLASKQTNPALIRWEDEATGTFRLVHPKTIAKLWGTGFSGKPNLSYNNFARDLRHYYKSGEIQPVREKQLVYKCGPEALAYLEGLQTT
- the LOC125039636 gene encoding DNA-binding protein D-ETS-3-like isoform X2 — its product is MSFDDDNLEPSLRSPGPLEMSGGDIDTLQGIYLDGASATGLASYANHALHFTDKQGQGECEGWGSSAHGLLEASTSCADNSGWRNIRGDTLQHESHAESSSLPWYQYGSLPYEESKEMGFDSAGASNVMENYGDHGGDIDESYEERAGGYTECDLQEPFSSLTVADEGAHGHYSASGMHFDSSTEEALFSRIPSNRNRDRRPKSWEFFMRLLASKQTNPALIRWEDEATGTFRLVHPKTIAKLWGTGFSGKPNLSYNNFARDLRHYYKSGEIQPVREKQLVYKCGPEALAYLEGLQTT
- the LOC125039636 gene encoding DNA-binding protein D-ETS-3-like isoform X1 — protein: MSFDDDNLEPSLRSPGPLEMSGGDIDTLQGIYLDGASATGLASYANHALHFTDKQGQGEKCEGWGSSAHGLLEASTSCADNSGWRNIRGDTLQHESHAESSSLPWYQYGSLPYEESKEMGFDSAGASNVMENYGDHGGDIDESYEERAGGYTECDLQEPFSSLTVADEGAHGHYSASGMHFDSSTEEALFSRIPSNRNRDRRPKSWEFFMRLLASKQTNPALIRWEDEATGTFRLVHPKTIAKLWGTGFSGKPNLSYNNFARDLRHYYKSGEIQPVREKQLVYKCGPEALAYLEGLQTT